From the genome of Sulfitobacter sp. DSM 110093, one region includes:
- a CDS encoding shikimate kinase, giving the protein MSGIKHSMTDGEETPPRYRLNKTVALVGMMGAGKTAVGRAVSAKLGAPFLDSDAEIEAAANLSVPEIFTRDGEPFFRKRETEVIARLLAEERCILSTGGGAFLAEVNRDNIAAYGVALWLDADLDLLWNRVRYKDSRPLLRTADPKATLGALYRDRVPLYRLADLSVYCDPRLSIDAMANRVIEKLLTRPDVLEKLDA; this is encoded by the coding sequence ATGAGCGGAATTAAGCACAGCATGACCGATGGCGAAGAAACGCCGCCCCGTTACCGTCTGAACAAAACGGTGGCGCTGGTTGGCATGATGGGAGCGGGCAAGACGGCGGTGGGGCGTGCGGTCTCTGCCAAACTTGGTGCGCCCTTTCTGGACAGCGATGCCGAGATTGAAGCGGCGGCCAATCTCAGCGTGCCGGAGATCTTTACCCGCGACGGGGAGCCGTTCTTTCGCAAGCGCGAGACTGAGGTGATCGCCCGGCTGTTGGCAGAAGAACGGTGCATCCTCTCCACAGGCGGTGGGGCGTTTCTGGCTGAGGTGAATCGCGACAATATCGCGGCTTATGGTGTGGCGCTTTGGCTGGATGCGGATCTGGATCTGTTGTGGAACCGAGTGCGTTATAAAGACAGCCGGCCACTGTTGCGCACGGCCGATCCCAAGGCGACGCTGGGGGCGCTCTATCGCGACCGGGTGCCGCTGTACCGGCTGGCGGACCTGTCGGTGTATTGCGACCCGCGCCTGTCGATTGACGCAATGGCCAACCGGGTCATCGAAAAGCTGCTGACCCGGCCCGATGTTTTGGAGAAATTGGATGCGTGA
- the aroB gene encoding 3-dehydroquinate synthase, giving the protein MRETVSVALPGREYDVIIGSGLLAEAGALISPLLRRKRVAVITESRVAALHLQTLRDGLAAQGISMSALELAPGEGTKDWANLQRCVDWLLDEQVERGDIVVAFGGGVIGDLVGFAAAVLRRGVRFVQIPTSLLAQVDSSVGGKTGINASQGKNLIGAFHQPSLVLADTDVLGSMPERDFLAGYGEVVKYGLLGDADFFDWLEVQGPSLAAGDMAARIEAVRRSVQMKADIVQRDETEQGDRALLNLGHTFGHALEAATGYSDRLLHGEGVAIGCALAFELSARLGLCPQEDPSRLRAHLVQMGMKTDLRDIPGVLPDADELLRLMGQDKKVVDGRLRFVLARGIGQAFAGAEVDNADVLGLLRDALSARQ; this is encoded by the coding sequence ATGCGTGAGACGGTTTCCGTGGCCCTGCCGGGGCGCGAATATGATGTGATCATCGGGTCGGGCCTGCTGGCCGAGGCGGGTGCGCTGATTTCTCCGTTGCTACGCCGCAAGCGCGTGGCCGTCATCACTGAGAGCCGTGTGGCCGCGTTGCATTTGCAGACCTTGCGAGATGGGCTGGCGGCGCAGGGGATCTCGATGTCGGCGCTGGAACTCGCGCCGGGCGAAGGCACCAAGGATTGGGCCAATCTGCAACGCTGCGTTGACTGGCTGCTGGACGAACAGGTCGAGCGGGGCGATATCGTCGTGGCCTTTGGCGGCGGGGTGATCGGCGATCTGGTGGGCTTTGCTGCTGCCGTCTTGCGGCGCGGGGTGCGGTTTGTGCAGATCCCGACGTCGCTTCTGGCGCAGGTCGACAGTTCGGTGGGTGGTAAGACCGGGATCAATGCAAGCCAAGGCAAGAACTTGATCGGTGCGTTTCATCAGCCAAGCCTTGTACTGGCCGATACAGACGTGTTGGGCAGCATGCCTGAGCGTGATTTTCTGGCGGGCTATGGCGAGGTGGTCAAATACGGGTTGCTGGGCGACGCTGATTTCTTTGACTGGCTAGAGGTGCAAGGGCCGAGCTTGGCCGCAGGGGATATGGCCGCGCGGATCGAAGCGGTGCGCCGCTCGGTTCAGATGAAAGCCGATATCGTCCAGCGTGACGAGACAGAGCAGGGCGACCGTGCGCTGTTGAACCTTGGCCATACCTTTGGCCATGCGCTTGAGGCGGCGACGGGCTATTCCGACCGGTTGCTGCACGGTGAGGGCGTGGCAATTGGCTGTGCGCTGGCCTTTGAACTCTCCGCCCGTTTAGGGCTTTGCCCCCAAGAAGACCCCAGCCGTCTGCGGGCGCATTTGGTGCAGATGGGGATGAAGACCGACCTGCGCGATATTCCGGGTGTTTTGCCGGACGCCGATGAGTTGCTGCGCCTCATGGGGCAGGACAAGAAGGTCGTCGATGGGCGCTTGCGCTTTGTTCTGGCGCGGGGCATCGGGCAGGCCTTTGCCGGGGCCGAGGTCGACAATGCCGACGTGCTGGGCCTGCTGCGCGACGCCTTAAGCGCGCGGCAGTGA
- a CDS encoding nucleotidyltransferase family protein, translating into MTLTPLPVILLAAGASTRMRGRDKLMEDIGGQPLLRRQAQLALCLGPVTVALPPAPHPRYTALSGLEVTALPIPDAAEGMGASLRGAFAALPPKTPAAMVTLADMPEVQAADLTRLAAAVDLNSETLIWRAATEDGTPGHPIIFAAALFDQLRQLSGDDGGRAVVRGAAGRVQLVPLPGQRARLDLDTPEDWAAWRTQQREK; encoded by the coding sequence ATGACACTTACCCCTCTCCCCGTGATCCTCCTTGCCGCTGGTGCCTCGACCCGGATGCGCGGGCGTGACAAATTGATGGAAGACATCGGCGGCCAGCCCTTGCTGCGCCGTCAGGCCCAGCTCGCGCTATGCCTTGGCCCCGTAACCGTCGCCCTGCCGCCAGCGCCGCACCCGCGCTATACCGCGCTCAGCGGGCTTGAGGTCACCGCCCTGCCCATCCCTGATGCGGCCGAGGGCATGGGGGCGAGCCTTCGGGGCGCCTTTGCCGCCCTCCCGCCCAAGACCCCGGCGGCGATGGTGACGCTGGCCGATATGCCAGAGGTGCAGGCCGCAGACCTTACCCGTCTAGCCGCGGCGGTTGATCTGAACAGCGAGACATTGATCTGGCGCGCGGCGACTGAAGACGGCACGCCCGGACATCCGATCATCTTTGCAGCGGCGCTGTTCGATCAGCTTAGGCAGCTTAGCGGCGATGATGGAGGGCGCGCGGTGGTTCGCGGAGCCGCAGGCCGTGTGCAACTGGTCCCCCTGCCCGGTCAGCGCGCAAGGCTAGATCTCGACACCCCGGAAGACTGGGCCGCATGGCGGACCCAGCAGAGGGAGAAATAG
- a CDS encoding DUF2254 domain-containing protein, whose protein sequence is MNIKDLIPHTLFRKAREYSRKLWVRVVFMGLLAFVALGMTQLFEPLVPKEVATRLTGDAADRLLQIIADAMLAVTIFSITIMVTVYRSTSAQFTPRAHRLIIQDRTTQNTLAVFIGAYVYALVAIIMRELGVYVDERSFVLFLTTVMVLAIIVVFLIRWVLHLQSFGSLIDTTRQIESVTTSLFKERLKTPCMGGHPLTGPAPEDARPIFARESGYLKHIYPEALDQQARDHGVEVYLTRRIGDFVFVGEPLVRAARRGTPQDAEHDWESLEEKVTSTVQLGDLRTFDQDPRFGLRVLGEVASKALSPGINDGGTAIDVITRIGRILSYYSDEAEPTEEIELPNLHIAPIAAEALIEDGFGALARDGASVVEVQMALQQVLAGLMHHPDAGLAAAAREAAENHLRRAFEEVPFGPDRARIWSAAQEDVRAAVQSPE, encoded by the coding sequence ATGAACATCAAAGATCTGATCCCCCATACCCTGTTTCGCAAGGCCCGCGAATATTCCCGCAAGCTTTGGGTGCGGGTGGTCTTTATGGGGCTGTTGGCCTTTGTCGCCCTTGGGATGACGCAACTGTTTGAACCCTTGGTGCCCAAGGAAGTCGCCACGCGATTAACAGGCGACGCCGCGGATCGGCTGTTGCAGATCATTGCAGATGCGATGTTGGCTGTTACGATCTTTTCGATCACGATTATGGTCACAGTCTACCGCTCTACCTCGGCGCAGTTTACGCCGCGTGCGCATCGGTTGATTATCCAAGATCGGACCACCCAGAACACGCTTGCAGTGTTCATCGGTGCCTATGTCTATGCGCTGGTAGCAATCATCATGCGCGAACTGGGTGTTTATGTCGACGAACGCTCTTTTGTGTTGTTTCTGACAACGGTCATGGTGCTGGCGATTATCGTGGTCTTTCTGATCCGCTGGGTGCTGCATCTGCAAAGCTTTGGCAGTTTGATCGACACCACGCGCCAGATCGAAAGCGTGACCACGTCGCTGTTCAAGGAACGGCTGAAAACCCCTTGTATGGGCGGCCACCCTTTGACGGGTCCGGCCCCCGAAGATGCCCGTCCGATTTTTGCCCGCGAAAGCGGTTATCTGAAACATATCTACCCCGAAGCCCTCGATCAGCAGGCCCGCGATCACGGGGTCGAGGTCTATCTTACCCGGCGGATCGGGGATTTTGTTTTTGTCGGAGAGCCGCTGGTTAGGGCCGCCCGCCGTGGGACCCCCCAGGATGCCGAACATGATTGGGAAAGCCTTGAGGAAAAAGTGACTAGCACCGTGCAACTGGGTGATCTGCGCACCTTTGACCAAGACCCGCGTTTTGGGTTGCGTGTGCTGGGAGAGGTCGCCTCAAAAGCGTTGTCGCCGGGGATCAACGATGGCGGCACGGCGATTGATGTGATCACCCGTATCGGGCGCATTCTGTCCTATTACTCGGACGAAGCGGAACCCACAGAGGAAATAGAGCTGCCCAACCTGCATATCGCGCCCATTGCGGCAGAGGCGCTGATTGAGGACGGTTTCGGCGCATTGGCCCGCGACGGTGCGTCTGTGGTTGAGGTGCAAATGGCTTTGCAACAGGTGCTTGCCGGGTTGATGCATCATCCTGATGCGGGCCTTGCCGCCGCAGCCCGAGAAGCGGCAGAAAACCATCTGCGCCGCGCCTTTGAGGAAGTGCCCTTTGGCCCAGACCGGGCGCGTATTTGGTCCGCCGCGCAGGAAGATGTGCGCGCGGCGGTGCAGTCGCCGGAATAA
- a CDS encoding Hint domain-containing protein produces the protein MIRTLDFNAFSAGTVVDDEYADMGVTVSASGGSGQAMIFDSSNPTGGDSDLGSDTLEGLLIVSEDGDQNDPDDNAGGGSLFFDFEDGVQMKSLTFKDIEENGGEGTRMIFYDANGNVIDNQFVDPTGDGGERTVLLNVQDVSRMEVRFEGSGAIDNVTFEDGQPQGGGNDAPVAEDDMLEIDEDTSGTVDVLGNDTDADGDTLTITMASCPVGDVVINDDGTLTFTPNADFNGDTTISYTVDDGNGGTDTGTVNVTVNPVNDAPEANDDTATTTGTEAVVIPVLENDTDVDGDTLSVADASSDDGTVTINDDGTITFVANDDFTGDATITYTVADPDGLTDEGSVIVTVDDGGTPPPPPPTDRDGYVDGTDGDDLIDTAYTGDPDGDMIDNDDALLPGAEGDDDYVRAGDGDDTILAGDGNDIVEGGAGSDEVYGGEGDDMITTGNDDLAPDLGYPESDSDSLSFDPDVDPENDRDYVDGGAGNDTISTGDDRDTIFGGTGDDVINAGIDDDIVDGGDGDDRIVGGEGNDSLLGGAGNDTIYAGNDPDLGLDVLDIPDEEDASNPFTPDRNPTNGMDTVDGGSGNDVIYGADDADLLRGGSGDDYIDGQIDDDIIEGNTGNDTLLGGQGDDSISGGQGTDELDGGTGDDTLRGNRDDDLLVGGEGNDLLDGGGENDTLMGGEGDDTLQGGQGDDLLDGGAGVDVMTGGADQDSFVNVNAGDDVDGGSAGVDIDTLDLRDSAPEGGRLEVTYTSDDREDGFVDYFNEDGSDAGRLNFVEIENVIPCFTPGTKIATPKGEVRVEELQVGDRVITRDNGIQTIRWAGAREMTGAEFEMAAHLKPVLIRKGALGNALPERDMMVSPNHRVLVANEKTALYFEEREVLVAAKHLTGMDGIDVVEVSGTTYIHVMFDRHEVILSDGTWTESFQPGDMSLAGIGEEQRNEILELFPELATQEGIEGYTAARRSLKKHEASLLVK, from the coding sequence ATGATTAGAACACTTGATTTCAACGCGTTCAGCGCAGGCACCGTCGTCGATGATGAATACGCAGATATGGGCGTCACGGTTTCGGCCAGCGGCGGCTCCGGTCAGGCGATGATCTTTGACAGCAGCAATCCAACAGGCGGTGATAGCGATCTGGGCTCCGATACGCTTGAAGGTCTGTTGATCGTTTCGGAAGATGGCGATCAAAACGACCCTGACGACAACGCGGGCGGCGGCAGCCTGTTCTTCGACTTCGAAGATGGCGTCCAGATGAAGAGCCTGACTTTCAAAGACATCGAAGAAAACGGCGGCGAAGGCACGCGGATGATTTTCTACGATGCGAATGGCAATGTCATCGACAACCAATTCGTTGACCCAACAGGGGACGGGGGAGAGCGCACTGTGCTGCTTAACGTGCAGGACGTGTCCCGTATGGAGGTCCGTTTTGAAGGCTCCGGTGCGATTGATAACGTGACCTTTGAAGATGGCCAGCCCCAAGGTGGCGGCAACGATGCCCCGGTGGCCGAAGACGACATGCTGGAGATCGACGAAGACACCTCTGGCACCGTTGACGTGTTGGGTAATGACACAGACGCCGATGGCGACACGCTGACCATCACCATGGCAAGCTGCCCCGTCGGGGATGTTGTCATCAATGATGATGGCACGCTGACTTTCACGCCGAACGCAGATTTCAACGGTGACACCACCATCAGCTACACCGTGGATGACGGCAACGGCGGCACCGATACCGGCACTGTTAATGTCACCGTAAACCCGGTGAACGATGCGCCTGAAGCGAACGACGACACCGCCACCACCACCGGCACTGAAGCGGTCGTGATCCCGGTTCTGGAAAACGACACCGACGTTGACGGCGACACGCTAAGCGTGGCTGATGCGTCCAGCGATGATGGCACCGTGACCATCAATGACGATGGCACCATCACCTTTGTCGCCAATGACGATTTCACCGGTGACGCGACGATCACTTATACCGTGGCGGACCCCGACGGGCTGACCGACGAAGGCTCGGTGATCGTGACGGTAGATGACGGCGGCACACCGCCCCCGCCGCCGCCGACAGACCGTGACGGCTATGTAGACGGCACGGATGGCGACGATCTGATCGACACCGCCTATACCGGCGATCCCGATGGCGACATGATCGACAACGACGACGCGCTGCTGCCCGGTGCCGAAGGCGATGACGACTATGTCCGCGCCGGTGACGGCGACGACACCATTCTTGCAGGCGACGGCAATGACATCGTCGAAGGCGGCGCAGGGTCTGACGAAGTCTATGGCGGCGAGGGTGACGATATGATCACCACCGGCAACGACGATCTCGCACCCGATCTGGGCTATCCAGAAAGCGACAGCGACAGCCTGAGCTTTGACCCCGATGTCGACCCCGAGAACGACCGTGACTATGTCGATGGCGGCGCGGGCAATGACACGATCAGCACCGGCGACGACCGCGACACCATCTTTGGCGGCACTGGCGACGACGTCATTAACGCAGGTATCGACGACGATATCGTCGACGGTGGCGACGGCGATGACCGTATCGTTGGCGGCGAGGGCAACGACAGTCTGCTCGGCGGCGCTGGCAATGACACGATCTACGCTGGCAACGACCCTGATCTGGGGCTCGACGTGCTCGACATCCCCGACGAAGAAGATGCGTCCAACCCCTTCACCCCAGACCGCAACCCGACCAACGGGATGGACACGGTTGATGGTGGGTCCGGCAACGACGTGATCTATGGCGCCGATGACGCAGACCTGCTGCGCGGCGGCTCGGGCGATGACTATATCGACGGCCAGATCGACGATGACATCATCGAAGGCAACACCGGCAACGACACGCTGCTTGGCGGTCAGGGCGATGACAGCATCTCGGGTGGTCAGGGCACTGACGAGCTTGACGGCGGCACCGGCGACGACACGCTGCGCGGCAACCGTGACGATGACCTGCTGGTCGGCGGCGAGGGCAACGATCTGCTCGACGGTGGCGGCGAGAATGACACGCTGATGGGTGGCGAGGGCGATGACACGTTGCAAGGCGGTCAGGGCGATGATCTGCTCGACGGTGGTGCGGGTGTTGACGTGATGACCGGGGGGGCCGATCAGGACAGCTTTGTTAACGTGAATGCGGGCGATGATGTCGACGGTGGCAGCGCTGGCGTAGACATTGACACGCTTGATCTGCGCGACTCGGCGCCCGAGGGGGGCCGTTTGGAGGTCACCTATACCTCGGACGACCGTGAAGACGGTTTTGTTGACTACTTCAACGAAGACGGCAGCGATGCCGGGCGTCTGAACTTTGTCGAGATCGAGAATGTGATCCCCTGTTTCACACCCGGCACCAAGATCGCCACGCCAAAAGGCGAGGTCCGTGTCGAGGAACTTCAGGTCGGTGACCGGGTCATCACCCGCGACAACGGCATTCAGACGATCCGCTGGGCCGGTGCCCGTGAGATGACAGGGGCCGAGTTCGAGATGGCCGCCCATCTTAAGCCGGTGCTGATCCGCAAAGGCGCGCTTGGCAATGCACTGCCAGAGCGTGACATGATGGTCAGCCCCAACCACCGTGTGTTGGTCGCCAACGAGAAGACAGCGCTGTATTTTGAAGAGCGTGAAGTGTTGGTCGCGGCGAAACATCTGACCGGCATGGACGGCATCGACGTGGTTGAAGTCTCTGGCACCACTTACATCCACGTGATGTTCGACCGCCATGAGGTGATCCTGTCGGACGGCACATGGACCGAAAGCTTCCAGCCTGGTGATATGTCGCTGGCCGGTATCGGCGAAGAGCAACGCAACGAGATCCTCGAGCTCTTCCCAGAGCTTGCGACGCAAGAGGGTATCGAAGGCTATACCGCCGCGCGGCGTTCGCTGAAAAAGCACGAAGCCAGCTTGCTGGTAAAATAA
- a CDS encoding single-stranded DNA-binding protein, producing MAGSVNKVILIGNLGRDPEVRSFQNGGKVCNLRIATSETWKDRNTGERREKTEWHSVAIFQEGLVRIAEQYLKKGSKVYIEGQLQTRKWQDQSGADRYSTEVVLQGFGGTLTMLDGPGGGSGGGGGGYGGGGGGNDYGGGYDSGPSSQGGGGKDYGGGNGGGGGGGSRDLDDEIPF from the coding sequence ATGGCCGGCTCAGTGAACAAAGTGATCCTAATCGGCAACCTCGGGCGCGACCCCGAGGTGCGGTCGTTCCAAAACGGCGGCAAAGTGTGCAACCTGCGCATCGCCACCTCGGAGACATGGAAAGACCGCAACACCGGCGAACGCCGCGAGAAGACCGAGTGGCATTCTGTCGCGATCTTCCAAGAAGGTCTGGTCCGCATCGCCGAGCAGTACCTCAAGAAGGGCTCCAAGGTTTACATCGAGGGCCAGTTGCAGACCCGCAAATGGCAGGACCAATCCGGCGCAGACCGCTACAGCACCGAAGTCGTGCTACAAGGCTTTGGCGGCACGCTGACCATGCTTGACGGTCCCGGTGGCGGCTCCGGCGGTGGTGGCGGCGGCTACGGTGGTGGCGGCGGCGGCAATGACTACGGCGGCGGCTATGACAGCGGCCCCTCCTCGCAAGGTGGCGGTGGCAAAGACTACGGCGGCGGCAATGGTGGCGGCGGTGGCGGCGGCAGCCGTGACCTCGACGACGAAATCCCGTTCTAA
- a CDS encoding metallophosphoesterase family protein, protein MQAKINWADLGVLDGPLLLFGGPYSNLQAIEALADFAAARGIGGDQMICTGDIVAYCGAPSESMAAIRALGCAVVAGNCEVQLASGAEDCGCGFSPGSSCDMLSGAWYAHAAQALAAEAKAWMGSLPDVAVFQHQGQRYGVIHGGVRDVARFIWSESAEAVFEEEWQAVEEVVGPLDHIIAGHSGLPFIRETPRGCWTNAGVIGMPPHDGAQQTRVALLDGGAVTFHRLSYDVAGAVADMAKAGLPRAYADALQSGYWPSEDVLPPGLRVPSLARG, encoded by the coding sequence ATGCAGGCGAAAATCAACTGGGCAGACCTAGGGGTTCTGGACGGGCCGCTGCTGTTGTTCGGTGGGCCCTATTCCAACCTTCAGGCGATAGAGGCACTGGCTGATTTTGCCGCCGCGCGCGGGATCGGCGGGGATCAGATGATCTGCACCGGGGATATTGTTGCCTATTGCGGTGCGCCAAGCGAAAGTATGGCGGCGATCCGGGCGCTTGGCTGTGCCGTGGTGGCGGGCAATTGTGAGGTGCAACTGGCCAGCGGGGCCGAGGATTGCGGCTGTGGATTTTCACCGGGCAGCAGCTGCGACATGCTGTCGGGCGCGTGGTACGCCCATGCCGCGCAGGCTTTGGCCGCAGAGGCGAAGGCTTGGATGGGGTCACTGCCGGATGTGGCGGTGTTCCAGCATCAAGGCCAGCGCTATGGCGTGATCCACGGCGGGGTGCGCGACGTGGCGCGGTTCATCTGGTCAGAGAGTGCAGAGGCGGTGTTTGAGGAGGAGTGGCAGGCGGTGGAGGAGGTCGTTGGCCCGCTCGATCACATCATCGCCGGGCATTCCGGCCTGCCGTTTATACGCGAGACGCCCCGCGGGTGCTGGACCAATGCGGGCGTCATCGGCATGCCGCCCCACGACGGTGCCCAGCAGACGCGGGTGGCGTTGCTGGACGGGGGCGCGGTGACGTTTCATCGGCTCAGCTATGACGTCGCAGGTGCCGTGGCCGATATGGCCAAGGCCGGTCTGCCGCGCGCCTATGCGGACGCGCTGCAAAGCGGTTACTGGCCCTCGGAAGACGTGTTGCCACCGGGGTTGCGGGTGCCGTCTTTGGCCAGAGGGTGA
- a CDS encoding tyrosine recombinase — translation MMMSHTPTFHWISSFLEAAAAEQGAATNTQLAYGRDLKDFDAFLARQNHDFLTAGRGEVEDYLVYCDAQGLAKSTRARRLSAIKQLYRFAFEEGLREDNPAVQIAGPGQDKRLPKILSEEEVDRLLDAARNSGRALADQLRNTCLMELLYATGMRVSELVSLPVSAARGDPRLLLISGKGGRERLVPLSEPARDALAAWLVVRDKADDAAQAKGKPPARHLFPSRGATGHLTRHRFYLLIKEFAVTGGVPPEKVTPHTLRHAFATHLLANGADLRAIQTMLGHADVATTEIYTHVLEERLSDLVLERHPLAKDGTRNPGGNTSSEGQ, via the coding sequence ATGATGATGTCCCATACCCCGACCTTCCACTGGATCTCTAGCTTTCTAGAGGCCGCCGCCGCCGAACAAGGCGCTGCCACGAACACACAGCTTGCCTATGGCCGTGACCTCAAGGATTTTGACGCCTTTTTGGCGCGGCAGAACCATGACTTCCTGACCGCAGGCCGCGGCGAAGTCGAGGATTACCTTGTCTATTGCGACGCTCAAGGTCTTGCCAAATCCACCCGCGCGCGGCGTCTGTCGGCGATCAAGCAGCTCTACCGCTTCGCCTTTGAAGAAGGGCTGCGCGAGGACAATCCCGCAGTACAGATCGCCGGACCGGGCCAAGACAAACGTCTGCCCAAGATCCTGTCCGAAGAAGAGGTCGACCGACTTCTGGATGCCGCGCGCAACTCAGGCCGCGCACTGGCGGACCAACTGCGCAACACTTGCTTGATGGAGCTGCTTTATGCCACTGGCATGCGGGTCAGCGAATTGGTCAGCCTGCCGGTCAGCGCCGCGCGGGGCGATCCGCGCCTGCTGCTGATTTCGGGCAAAGGCGGACGGGAGCGGCTGGTGCCCCTGTCGGAACCCGCACGTGATGCGCTGGCGGCATGGCTGGTGGTGCGCGACAAGGCGGATGATGCTGCCCAAGCCAAGGGGAAACCGCCCGCGCGGCACCTCTTCCCCTCCCGCGGGGCGACGGGCCATCTGACGCGGCATCGGTTCTATCTGTTGATCAAGGAATTTGCCGTGACCGGCGGCGTCCCCCCTGAAAAGGTCACGCCGCACACCTTGCGCCATGCCTTTGCCACGCATCTGCTGGCCAATGGCGCGGACCTGCGCGCGATCCAGACCATGTTGGGCCACGCCGATGTCGCCACGACCGAGATCTATACCCATGTACTGGAAGAGCGCCTGTCCGACCTCGTGCTAGAGCGTCACCCTCTGGCCAAAGACGGCACCCGCAACCCCGGTGGCAACACGTCTTCCGAGGGCCAGTAA
- a CDS encoding HlyC/CorC family transporter, with the protein METGPALFDTAFWISTGIILFLLVLSGFFSGSETALTAASRGKLRAQADKGSSGAIRALKITEDNERLIGSVLLGNNLVNILAASLATALFTRLFGESGVALATLVMTLLVLVFSEVLPKTYAITNAETAAALVSRPISLVVFLFSPVVTAVRFFVRGVLRLFGVQIDPDSNILAVREEIAGALQLGHSEGVVEKEDRDRILGALDLRERAVEEVMLHRSGIEMIDAASDPTDIMEKCLQSNHTRLPVFRDDPENIIGVIHAKDLLRAMYKLIGGPNGDAAALNGFNVADVVMKPYFVPETSTLDEQMRQFLRRRTHFALVVDEYGSLQGLITLEDILEEIVGEITDEFDPDADHPLKQSEDGHLMVEGAMTIRDLNRATDWSLPDDEANTIAGLVIHEAQMIPTVGQVFSFHGFRFEVIERDGNRITQLKIRPL; encoded by the coding sequence ATGGAAACGGGCCCCGCCCTTTTTGACACCGCTTTCTGGATCAGTACCGGAATTATCCTTTTTCTCCTTGTCCTGTCGGGCTTCTTTTCGGGGTCCGAGACGGCGCTGACCGCCGCCTCGCGCGGCAAACTGCGTGCGCAGGCCGACAAAGGATCAAGTGGGGCGATACGGGCGCTCAAGATCACCGAGGATAATGAGCGGCTGATCGGTTCGGTCCTTCTGGGCAACAACTTGGTCAACATCCTTGCAGCCTCCTTGGCGACGGCGCTGTTCACGCGGCTTTTCGGTGAGAGCGGTGTGGCGCTGGCCACACTGGTGATGACGCTTCTGGTGCTCGTCTTCTCCGAGGTTCTGCCCAAGACCTATGCCATCACCAATGCCGAGACTGCCGCCGCGCTGGTTTCGCGGCCCATTAGCCTTGTGGTGTTTCTGTTCTCTCCGGTCGTGACGGCAGTGCGGTTTTTCGTACGCGGTGTGCTGCGGCTGTTTGGGGTGCAGATTGACCCCGACAGCAACATCCTCGCCGTGCGCGAAGAGATCGCCGGGGCGTTGCAACTGGGCCATTCCGAGGGTGTCGTCGAAAAAGAGGACCGCGATCGCATCTTGGGCGCGCTCGACCTGCGCGAACGCGCGGTCGAAGAGGTCATGCTGCACCGTTCGGGGATTGAGATGATCGACGCGGCGTCTGACCCGACCGACATCATGGAAAAATGCCTGCAATCGAACCACACACGCCTGCCCGTTTTCCGCGATGACCCTGAAAACATCATCGGCGTGATCCACGCCAAAGACCTGTTGCGCGCCATGTATAAGCTGATTGGTGGCCCCAATGGCGACGCAGCGGCGCTCAACGGGTTCAACGTGGCCGATGTGGTGATGAAGCCCTATTTCGTGCCCGAAACATCCACCCTTGATGAGCAGATGCGCCAATTCCTGCGCCGCCGCACGCATTTTGCGCTGGTGGTGGATGAATATGGCTCGCTTCAAGGTCTGATCACCCTTGAGGATATTCTGGAAGAAATCGTGGGCGAGATTACCGATGAATTCGACCCGGATGCGGATCACCCGTTAAAGCAATCCGAAGACGGGCATCTGATGGTCGAAGGCGCGATGACGATCCGCGACCTAAACCGCGCAACGGATTGGTCGCTGCCCGATGATGAGGCCAATACCATCGCTGGTCTGGTGATCCATGAGGCGCAGATGATCCCCACCGTGGGGCAGGTTTTCTCGTTCCACGGTTTCCGGTTCGAGGTGATTGAGCGGGACGGCAATCGCATTACCCAGCTGAAAATCCGCCCGCTCTAA